From one Esox lucius isolate fEsoLuc1 chromosome 11, fEsoLuc1.pri, whole genome shotgun sequence genomic stretch:
- the elac2 gene encoding zinc phosphodiesterase ELAC protein 2 isoform X3: MSTNPTGRQIPGSKKSRAPKETLRHVKSREQRKRAVDVHGPAIVYAQVVGAGTRDNGPSLYVFSEFNRYLFNCGEGTQRLMQEHKLKAARLDNIFITRMSWDNVGGLSGMILTLKDTGVPEVVLSGPPQLEKYVNAIRVFSGPLEEIKLAVRPCTTQTQYTDDTMTVTQIPIRADLKGETPKSSPNSGKSSPSRSPQNKELRMSADTEDTSTDSRRGRETSPGHPTGFLLGLGGKREVTRDPALIVAFVCKLHPKKGNFLVAQAKELGLPVGTAAIGRLIAALKDGKSVTYEGREIRPEEVCTPTDPGPAFIVVECPSEEFVQPVCNNQQLSRYQAGGTEDPAALVVHMTPERVLKNDEYKQWMERFPSTTEHLILNEQVCTVHNVRSHKIQTQLSLIHPEIFPELKHYKTKETQATMHIPNVRAECLLKFQLRPKIEWQRDAIPSCDIEEFVKEAAEAPNFLQEVEKCKHFCATDAAVLSGRAEKYPEVVFLGTGSALPMKIRNVSGTLVNISSTQSVLLDCGEGTFGQLCRHYGDGVDETLAKISTVFISHMHADHHTGLLSLLFQRERAMTALGKAFSPTYLVAPVQIMTWLNQYHDHCEEILSHVNIVPSKVLCEGAELPKSNTTSVIQALLKKSDLGKFQTCPVRHCKNAYACSITHQSGWQLVFSGDTMPCDALANMGKNATLLIHEATLEDGLEDEAVEKRHSTTSQAIGIGMKMNAEFIMLNHFSQRYAKIPLFSEDFNDRVGISFDHMRIRFGDFKILPRLIPPLKSLFAEEIGEMEERREKRELRQMKGVSPESMEEQSTLNAVELGKGSKRVPEEPTPDVGSKRLKAN, from the exons GTTGAAAGCTGCTCGGTTGGACAATATTTTCATCACTAGAATGAGCTGGGATAATGTTGGTGGTCTATCAG GCATGATATTGACACTGAAAGACACCGGAGTCCCTGAGGTTGTTCTCTCTGGGCCACCACAACTA GAGAAATATGTCAATGCCATCAGGGTATTCTCTGGACCACTGGAAGAAATCAAGCTAGCTGTTCGACCATGCACTACTCAGACACAATACACAGATGACACAATGACCGTTACTCAAATACCAATACGTG CTGATCTCAAAGGAGAGACACCCAAGAGCTCCCCTAACTCCGGAAAGAGCAGCCCCTCCAGAAGTCCTCAGAACAAAGAGCTGCGGATGTCTGCGGACACTGAGGACACCAGCACAGACagcaggagggggagagaaaccAGCCCAG GTCACCCCACAGGATTTCTATTGGgcttag GTGGAAAAAGGGAAGTAACAAGAGATCCGGCTTTGATTGTGGCATTTGTTTGTAAG CTTCATCCAAAGAAGGGAAATTTCTTGGTTGCTCAAGCAAAAGAACTTGGATTACCAGT TGGGACTGCAGCAATAGGTCGACTCATTGCTGCTCTAAAGGATGGGAAAAGTGTGACTTACGAAGGAAGAGAG ATCCGTCCTGAGGAGGTGTGCACGCCCACTGATCCAGGACCAGCCTTTATTGTGGTCGAGTGTCCCTCGGAGGAGTTTGTCCAACCAGTCTGCAACAATCAGCAGCTCAGCAG ATACCAGGCTGGAGGAACAGAAGACCCTGCTGCCTTAGTTGTCCACATGACCCCAGAAAGGGTTCTGAAAAACGACGAATACAAGCAATGGATGGAAAG atttcCGTCAACCACTGAGCACCTGATCCTGAATGAACAAGTGTGTACCGTTCACAACGTCAGGAGCCACAAGATTCAGACTCAGCTCAGTTTGATTCATCCAGAGATATTTCCGGAGCTGAAGCACTACAAAACAAAG GAAACCCAGGCTACCATGCATATCCCAAATGTCAGGGCTGAGTGTCTGTTGAAGTTCCAACTAAGACCCAAGATTGAATGGCAA AGGGATGCCATCCCCTCATGTGACATTGAGGAGTTTGTGAAAGAGGCTGCCGAAGCCCCTAACTTTCTTCAGGAAGTGGAGAAGTGCAAGCATTTCTGTGCGACTGATGCTGCAGTGCTATCAG GACGGGCAGAAAAATACCCAGAGGTGGTTTTCTTAGGGACTGGATCTGCTCTTCCTATGAAGATCAGGAACGTCAGTGGTACCTTGGTCAATATCAG TTCCACTCAGTCAGTGCTGCTGGACTGTGGAGAGGGCACCTTTGGCCAGCTTTGCAGACATTATGGGGACGGTGTAGATGAGACTCTTGCAAAGATCTCAACTGTCTTCATCTCTCACATGCATGCGGACCATCACACA GGATTGTTGAGTTTGCTGTTTCAGAGGGAGCGAGCCATG ACAGCGCTTGGGAAAGCTTTCAGCCCGACTTATCTGGTGGCCCCTGTCCAGATAATGACTTGGCTCAACCAGTACCACGACCACTGCGAGGAGATTCTCAGCCATGTCAA CATTGTCCCTAGCAAAGTCTTGTGCGAGGGGGCCGAGTTGCCCAAGTCAAATACCACATCCGTCATCCAAGCACTGCTGAAGAAATCCGATTTAGGAAAG TTCCAGACCTGTCCAGTGCGTCACTGTAAGAATGCCTACGCCTGCAGCATCACTCACCAGTCTGGCTGGCAGCTGGTCTTCTCTGGGGACACCATGCCCTGCGACGCCCTTGCAAACATGG GGAAAAACGCGACGTTACTTATTCATGAAGCCACGTTGGAAGACGGATTGGAGGATGAGGCTGTGGAGAAGAGACACAG TACCACCTCCCAGGCCATCGGTATTGGAATGAAGATGAATGCGGAGTTCATCATGCTGAACCACTTCAGCCAGCGCTATGCCAAGATTCCCCTCTTCAGTGAGGACTTCAACGACAGGGTGGGAATATCTTTTGACCACATGCGG ATCCGGTTTGGAGACTTCAAAATCCTCCCTAGACTCATTCCACCCCTCAAATCCCTGTTTGCAGAGGAGATCGGagaaatggaggagaggagagagaagagggagctAAGACAGATGAAAGGAGTTAGTCCTGAAAGCATGGAGGAACAGAGCACCCTCAATGCGGTCGAGTTGGGCAAAGGTTCCAAACGAGTGCCAGAGGAACCGACCCCTGATGTGGGAAGCAAGAGACTCAAAGCTAACTAA